The following is a genomic window from Micropterus dolomieu isolate WLL.071019.BEF.003 ecotype Adirondacks linkage group LG12, ASM2129224v1, whole genome shotgun sequence.
accaTGAGATAATATTTAGTAGCAGTActaatacttttactgaagtaaaggatctgagtacttcttccaagACTGAAGTCAGTACAGATTTACAGGATCAGCCCTCAGCAGattctgtcctcctcctctctgtgttctcCACATTAGAATTCAACAGGTGTGTTATTCTGCTGCAGAGTGGAGGATGGGGGGGTTTTAAAGACAGGATGGACGGTGGAGGATGGGGGGGGTTTAAAGACAGGATGGACGGTGGAGGATGGAGGGTTTTAAAGACAGGATGGACGGTGGAGGATGGAGGGTTTTAAAGACAGGATGGACGGTGGAGGATGGGGGGTTTAAAGACAGGATGGACGGTGGAGGATGGAGGGTTTTAAAGACAGGATGGAAAGTGGAGGATGGGGGGGTTTAAAGACAGGATGGAAAGTGGAGGATGGGGGGTTGTGATCTGTGGAGAGCTCTGTAAAACATCTAGTGGCTGTGAGAGGAACTGCAGCGGCTGCTTTAATGTTCATCTTCTGTTAGCTGTTTTATCCACATCTATCCAACCCGTTCTCAGTCCCAAGTCGTCCCATATTGACACTTGGTCAACACcccttggcgtcagtttgtgacgcactgggCAGCCAGTCATTTATTAGTgctaaaggtaggtgtaggCTTTTTAACAGAAGAGTCAGAGGCTGGTTGGGGTGGGCGGtgggccagaaactggactttcacccaggacgCTGATGTTCGTTCCccatgaaacaaaaagtcattgTGATTATAGTGATgttacgtagttattttaacccaaaccaggatcttttcctaaacctaaccaacaatgaccactagttttattgtaaaagtctaactggacgttgcatatttattcttgctaacttgatgGCGGAGGCGTACACGTACACATTTTACCGCAGCGTTTCTGATGACAacgaaacataaaaacataaagtcCTCACCTCCAACTCCTGGAACTCGTCGTCGTCGATGTCGTACGACAGCGTGTGAATCTTTGCGTCCTCTCCAGAAAAGTCCAGAAACTTCCCGTCGGCGAACAGCAGGGCCTCCTttgtggaggaggaggctgcTGGGGAGGAGGCGTCAGGACCGAGCCCCTCGATGAAGGTGGTCTCACAGCAGTCGCCTCCCCCGGCCTCCCCCCACGCCCGCAGGACGTTCTctgggcagaggaggaggccgGGGGTTGTCCTGAGGCGGGGGTCCAACACCGCCTGCTGATGGAGGAGAGCGCTGGGGTTCAGGAGCTGAGGAggtcccccacctcctcctccaccgcTCCTCTCCTGCTGCGGGGGGGCGTTCACCACCACATGACCCTGATACTGAGGAGCTGAGTACACCAACAGCAGCGCCTCCCGAGGCTCCGCccccagcatgtgtgtgttgatgaGGCCATTTTGTCTACaggcgtctcctcctcctctgggcGAGGCTCTCCCCCGTTTGGAGGAGGTTGAAGCCTCTTCTCCTcggctctcctcctcctctcctctctccatccttcCTCAGAGCTCTGCTGGTCGCTCCTCCTTCTCAGAGGGGTCTCTCAGAGGGGTCAGGGCTCAGGGGCCCGGCATCGCAGGCTGAACtctacagagaaacagaaacagaaaatactgtTGGACCTTGGAAGGAGGTGAAGATGtgtcctcctctgctcctgCAGTTTAAAGAGAGAAACTCGACTAACGAAAACGGATGCTGATGATCCTGACACAGCTGCATGtggacctgatggtggcgctacagGAACACTCAGAAGATCACCAAAGTTCGGTCTGAACCGCATTTCATCACAAGCCGTGTTTCAGTCTGGTCCCACTGCACAGCACTACAGCAGGTGATTTAACTCTGCAGCCTTCGTGCGACTTTCAAAGACAATTCTGGTGTTTGTGGAGAGGCCTCACCTGAAAAATGATAATCTAGGTGGTTTGAGCAGCAACTTGCTACGACCTCTAGTGGCAACAGTAGCAAAGAGGAGAGCAGGTCACATATTATAAATGGTGAAGTCCATGTGAGGAGGTGGATGGGTCAAACCCTGGACTTACACTCAGGAGAACGGCGTTtgagtcctgtgtgaaaccttgtcaatgttatttttaagttaaataatgaTACTGACTTCTGTCACGTGACTTCCattatttacttgttttaacccaaactaaGACCTTTTCCTAAACTGAACCAAACTGTGACCATTTCACACCTTTAACCACACGTTTAATGTCACGTGTTAGCAAAGATAACGGTCATATGCGTcgttttgggaggcatggatAAATttccagtgttgtttttttaggttGGAGGACGTATTTGAGATCAGAGGCTTTTAAACTGCGACTCCATCATGTTTCTACAAATCAGCtgcaaccatagactgtatataagaaatgacgtcacctgttggtttgtggactgccattttgaagcctcaagtttggctgATAGGTCGccgccatgtcgagtttttgcaaactgcccggaagtgacgataTGGGGGAGCcaacggccgtgtgcggagctagctagcttgcttagctaggtgcattttaacagggctgataactctGTCTAGTGAActacagtcttaaaactaaatgcactcaccagagaaagtgaacagccgactcctaatggAGGTTAAgtttacacagtgccgagggttcgagtcggctctagcctgattgaaagggtctgctggattttcaatagaatgcaggtttcagggacttccgcattcgcttcatattgtggaccggaagcttcccgcttggctGCAACTTTTACTTGGTGCTGCGTTCAGGGACACCAAACTCAAAATTCTGGTGATTTCATGCATAAGAAGGGTTCAGCAGCAGATGTTAGATGTCAGagtgtccttgaacgcaccattTTGAAACCCTTACAGACACatgcatgactgtgtgtgtggagatcAGCATCCTGCATCCAGTCAGCTGTGTGTTGGTGAGGCTGGAGGTCAGACTGAGCTCATTAACACGGGTCCAGGGTCAGTCCAGCTGCAACCAATTCAAGTCTCACAGATCAACACTgcagaaatacaaatgttagTAGAGAAAGGGAGGACTGatggaggaaaaagaagaacagGGTCACCTGGTTCCTGTCCAGAACGCACTGAGCATGTCAGCTTCAATAACAGAAGCAAGATGTCCTGATGTCATGACAACTGAACCTCTCCTGTTCCTGCTCCTGTAAACTCCTCCCCtccaccttcttcttctccccttCTTTCACTAAACGCTTCCACTTTCTCtatctgctgcttttctgctTTTGGATTAACTTCATGACTTTTACTGTGGAGGAGGAGATTTATTTTCAGCATCACTGAACACTGAGGCTTCAACATGTGACATCATCAACTGACCAATCAGGGAAACAATACTTCTACATGAGTAAAAGTATTTGTGATGAATATTGGAGGTGGTTGGCCCGTTTACTTTctatacaaataataaaataatccatGCACATTAACAATAAAGCTGAGCTTCAAAGCCCCCCCAACACACGCATGCGCACATACAGGCGCAGATCCCTACAGCCCGTGTATATATGTAGGTAAATCTCATCAGGGCTCCTGGAAACCTGAATGCCTATAGTGTCACCAGCTGTGACGCCATCCCGGCGATGCTAAACAGGTCGTGTGATAACGAGAGGACAaaacacgcgcgcgcgcacactcACCTCCCAAGGTGAGACGTGACACCGCGCATCCATCGATGCAGCCAATCAATCAGTAGATCCAGGCTTCACTCCGACCCTTCCCCCGTCCTCCGTGCGCTCTCAGCCGCGTTCAGCAGCCGAGAGAGTCCCGGTGTGATGGTCCGGTGCTCCAAGACGGgaagagaggacagacagacagacaggtgtccGTCTGCTCGGAGGACGATTCTCctcctgcagagaggaggagagagcatCAGCAGCTATACGTGCACTGACTGAACACGGAGGAGGAGGCACGTGCGCTGCATacagaggaggtgtgtgtggcAGCAGAGATTTCCTCCCCATGGTCCTAACGCCCCTCAGTATGGCAAGCCATTAGTGCCAAAAAAACGTCACTCTTGTAGCATGTTTAGTTACTAAGCTTTACTTTGTTGTGATCGTAGCCACCCAAAGGCAGGAAGTAACCACAGACAAGCATGAAACACTCAACACAAAAGTCCCAGACTGATCAAGTGAATTGACTACAGTTACTAAAATTTGAGCTACTCTAGGTTATAGCTTCTAACATCTATTGATTGATGATTTTAGATCAAATTTGACGTAAAtgattaatttgcattttatttatcgTCACTTAAAGTATCTCCTAAAATAGAACATACAAACATAAAGAATGTAAGTAATCACCATACGTGGAACAACCATCTTTATCTTTATGAGCCCTTCAGTTGGTGTAGTATTGATAGCGAGCCTACCCTTGGTTCTACAAAGCTTTGTTTTAATGTCATTCTAAATCCAGCATGATCCAGGCCAAAGGCAACCTGACACCAACGTGTGTATCAGTCGATTCAGGGGAAACACAGCTCGTCATTTATTCCCTGGCTGGaaagtttatttattcatccaaAGCTATCCTTCCGGACTCCTGCCATAATATATATGTTCCCCCAAAACACTACACTATACAAGTTGCTACAAAAACTTAGCTTTCAGCCAAAAACACCTGAAGGCTATTAAGATACTTGGTTTAAAAAAACGTTGCATTGCTTTCCTCCAAAATGGACATATTTGAGAAAGGTTAGCTGAACTCTTTGTGAAAGCATACCTTCTGATGACACCTAAGCTAAATAAGATGCATGTTTTGAAATCATCAATCTTTACATTGTGAATAATGTTGGCTGATAATGACAAATTGAAATCGGTTTAATCAGTAAAGGCtgaaatttattttactgtgtaaacattCAAAATTTCATCCCAAAGTTCATCCCAAATTATACTAAATTTTATTATGACAATTATGAACAACCAGGATAAAGAATCTGTCAGACTGTTTGTGAGAGACGATTGTCCAGTAAAGGTATTAAAAAAGTAATGCAAAAATATAATTACgctcattttaatgaacaactGTAACCAATCTAGCTATGTGAAAAGTATCTAAGAACATGCACCCAATTACTCTTCTTTTTGAGGtactactccactacatttattttgatggctttagttactagttacacTGCAgattataaattaaaaacatattcaaaaaCTAGAGTATGGATGTATTTTCACAGATAAAGCcacacagcaaaatataaagtagttagaaTTAGCTTTACTTTTCATCTTAAAATTTGAATGTAGGACTTTTGACATAAAGAATCTCTACATTGTGGTGTTGGAACATTTACCTTTACACTGTGGAAGACATACTTTGTAATCTATTAAAATTCTGTCCCTCTTTTCCCTTTTAAATTCTTCCATCCAACTATCCACTAGATACAACGTGGATGGCACCGCTCAGATGACTGGGAAGCCTATCTGTCCCCATCTCTTAAAAGAAGAGTATCACCACAGCAGCCCCACTGTGCACATCCAGCCAGCCAGTTAAAGAGCTGAAGTTCAAACAGCCCCAAGAACTGAAGGTTTTGCCCACGAACTTCCAGTCTGTGGTTACTTCCTGCCTTTGGGTGGCTACGATCACAGCAAAGTAGGTCAGTGCTGAATTAGTGTggtctgttcttcttctgtacTGATTGGGTGATATCAGTTCAAATTTAGTGGCTGTAAAATCCACAGGGCGGAGCTAAGTATCATTTTAGAAAACGTTGTTTTTTACGCTGGATGTGTAGTTAACAAAACGCCGTTTAAAACGGCGTTTTGTTAACTAAACATGCTACAAGAGTGACGTTTTTTGGCACTAATGGCTTGCCATACCTCAGAGCTCCTCCTCATGACGGGTTCATAAACAGCATATGAACATGTGATCTTGTGTTCAACACTTATGAATCTCAACTAATGATCAGCGGTGGCCCCGCCCTCCAGACTGCAGGGGGCCCCAACTGACCTGCAAGAACTGAATAATTCACTCACTTTAAAAATGAACCGCTTATTTCTGTCAGTGTGCAGAGACATGGACGCAGGAAGCAGAGGAGCTGAGGGcgcagaaaccaggaagtagaaTAACAGCACTAAACTACAGCAGGAACACCAGAGCTGGTGAAAATACTACAGATCATAAAAAACTTAATACAACTAACTAGAGCAAATTCAAGGTGTCAGCTTTGTTTCTTTAAAGGTTCAATGTATAAGTTTCAGTGGCATCTTGTGGTGAGAGTTGGGCATTGCAGCCAACAGCTCAGCCACTGCTGCCCCCTCCTGTTGCAGGTGTGTGAGAGAAGCCACGGTgtccgacacgctctgtcggctttTGTGCTAAATATTACTTTTGGTATGACAAGACCTTTTAATTCCTTTGTTATTTATTCCTCACAACTTACTAATCTATTTAAAAGCAACAAGTAGTTAGTTATTTGTCACTAGTAACTATTCTATTGTATCTATtgttcacttttctttttacttctaataaacgGGACgactgcttcttcttctttaaacaTATTCATCACCGTAGTgatgaaacacgctctgtagagcagtttgtccctTTGTAGAAACACGGCGCTGCAGCATGGTGAGCTCCATGTAAGAGGCCCTGCGGTgtgtgtagatagaaatgtttcattctaaattaataaaaacataattcattcattatgtaaggtctgtATACACCACTGAGAGCACAGTTATGGATcttacattgcatttctgtcaatagatcctcagaaatgttacacactgaaccttgaACACATGAAGATAATACATTTAGGTCCAAGGCTGTATGCTGTTATTAATGCATCAGAAGTGTTGGACCTCATGACCCCCCAAGTGCTGTGTGCAGCTTCACCGTCATTCCTACCCTTGAAAAAGACTATTCACTGCAAAATACCATGCAGTGTAAAAGATGAGTATACACACCACTACAGAATGTCACCCAGTGCGGTCTCACCACAGACAGGGAGGCAGTGTGCCGGCACGGACCAGCCTTGTTGAGTCGAGCTGTGGAtatacagagagaggagagcaacCTGTATTTACACCACCATCCAAAATATGAACCCCAGTAGAGGATGGAACATCACTTCTAATCACAGCAGGGCACTAAACCGAGCAACAGACATCTTAACACTGGACTGGAAAACAAATTAAGAAACAAAACCTAAAATAGAAAACAGTGTCTGGCCTGGTCCacctttaaaaataacaaacaaacaaactgtggaCATTAGTTCATAAATTACCTTGCATGTAATTaacagaagaataaaatataAGCCTACTTTGCAGGGTTACACAAAGTCCTGTAGCACAGTAATGTAGCAGGAAAGAGGGAGAATTCCAGTGCTAAGGATGAACATTATTAATATCATCATCACGATACACAGATTTACCAGCATTTCTGGTTGCTCTTTCTCTTgtatataaattacataaaatctGTTTGCGATTGTAATATTTTTCTCTATGCGGACGATTCAGCCTTGGTGTTCTCCCACAAGGATAAGACAGTTATTGAGAACCATTTAAATGATGAGTTAAAGAACATTTGTGAATGGCTGATGGGGAATAAATTGTCCTTGCATTTAGGGAAAACTAAACCTATTTTATTTGGTTCTAAAATAAGGTTGAGTAGGACACCAGAGCTCAGAATTTCTGTGGGTGGGGAGAAGAGGAAGGTGTGAAGCACATTtgaaatttataataataataatgttcatgGTGATTAAAAGCTGCTGGTTTAATGTGAATATCTTTACAATCATAATGCCCGACACCATTgaccatctgtcagccatcgccgatggatGATGGCATTGTCTTTCAGCTCGACCCTACCTAGAACGCTACAAAGCAACACTAACGCTACAAGCTAAACATTAATGCTATGAAGCTAAAGCAATCACAATGCTTCGAGGCTAAAGCTGTGAAGCCAACGTAGCAGTGCTAACATAGCTAATGCTAATATATTTCTTACTGTAATAAATATTTCTTATTAAAGACTGTAGGAGGCATTTCTGTTTATTGTTGgcatgatattttattttgtttgaatatatttatattagcGCTTTGGACACTGGGTGGCAGTGATTAGATGCACATGGTTGTATATAGAGGTCATAGACAGGAAGTGGTGGGCACAGGTAGGGGGAGCAAAAACAGTTCTCACCCGACCACAGAGTCAGAATACACGCAAACAACTGGAAACAAGATAAGAAATCAACCGGTATGTTCATCTGTTTGTACTATTTACTGCTGCAATAAACCACAAACCTCAACTGCAATAATCTCTCTGGAGAAAGCAAAAGGTAAAGCAAGGAAAGATTGGCATTACAAAGATTTTAAGGCAGCACAACGCTGCCACCACCTTTGTTTACCCGGTCTGGTCCGGTAGagaacagaaccacagacaggaatGTAGTACAAAATATGATCTTTATTAGAAATACAAATTCATGTAAAAAGTGACACCGCACGCAGAGAGCCCTCACAAAGGTCAGCCCTTAATGGTCACCGGAGCTGTCCTACCACCCTGTAACACAGCACTGCCAGGGAACTTTGCACACACTGTAAGAGAACCACAACAAAACGCACAGCGTCCTGCACACTGCAAACCACTGAGACACCATATACAAATGCACCACATTTAATAAGGACCACTCCAAACCACAAGCTGGTCAGAACCAGTTCTACCAATAGGGGGAGGCAAGGGCCCCCTTTGTCACCAGCGAGGGGTTGCCTGTTGTGACAAGCGACCCCTCTAATTTACCAAAATCTATTTAAGATAACTCATTAAGACTAAGACACAAAACTATTGACAAGACAACACATAACATCATAAATATGTGAGCTTGAAACTTATCTGCCCTGGGTCTGACGACAAGACCCCCCCATGGCAAGAGGACATGGAATCTCCTGTACATCAGGAAGCGCCCACAGATGCACTCCATACAGGTTCAGACCCCGGCTGCGGATACCCCGCTTGGATTGGTGTGTCGGCGTGGAAGGGTGTGTGGCCTCGTGCAGATACTGTCCATAAAGCACAGGTACAGGGACTTACTAGATCCCCATCCCTCTCTACCTAAAGGAGGCACGTGCTTCCCCCCCTAACACAGGAACAGACCCCCTGCCTGCTATCTTCACTGCCGGCAACACTAACAGTCGCGAACAGCAGCCTCCCGCTACCTGCCAAAACCCACAGCCGCGGACGCAAACagttcagtctctctctcaggcCCCGTCGGCCCGTTCAACACACCCCTTCATCCCCATCCGATCCTCCCCACCCCCTAACACAGGTGAGAGTAACCAGTCATCCCTGCAAGAATCCTTCCATTGTAGTGTCAACAAGGCGATGGAGACTCTCGccacatttattcattacattACTTACAATACGCAAGTTACGCAACCTACGTAACTTTAAAAGCTAAATCATATTATTTCACGCGGCACCAAACGGCTGTCTCCTGCGTGACAGTAGAGCTCGAGTAATATTCTGGTTAGTAGCGCCTATTAAAACAACAGTTCTCATAGCATTTTTCATATAAAGCATGTTAGAccgttacatttattttacctgatccaaagcgacttacaattgctatacatgtcagaggtcacacgcctctgtaacgaggggttaagtgtctcgctcagggacacattggtggatgggtcacagtcggggattgaacccgggtctctcatcACCACAACGTACTCTGTAATATGTAAGTTCAGCATGCATCACGTAAGTCAGCGCAGTCAATTGGCTGTCGTTGAGCGCTTCCTGCTGGCCTTTCCATATAGCTTAATCACAGTAATACCACCAGCAAAACAGTGGCCATGAGTGCCCTGGATATGTGTCATATCACTTTACTATAGCAACTCAACTAGCATGTATAACTCAAATAGCCTCACTCAGCTCATTTAGAGTAGCTGGCTTATACGCGTTCattcagaaatactttattgaccCCGAGGGGAAAATCTCTGTCACAGTTGAAGGCAAAGGAATCTAAATAAAAATTGAAAGTTGGTATATTAAGAAGTATATAAATATCACAGTAAGAATATGAATACAgagaaaatataaaggagtgtggatatgtacaatatttacataataaagAATTGTTATGGTAGAGAATATTGCACAATAATGTCCAGTTTAATAAGTAGCTAAGTGtccgtgtgtcagacacttagagggaggagttataaagtttgatggctACAGGCAGGAaggacttcctgtggcgctctgtggtgcattttgggggaatgagtcttgcactgaaagtgtcctgtgtttgagcagcaagtCACGGAGCGGGTGGGagacatgtagtttggacagcatcctcctctctgacaccacagacagagtccagctccacccccacgtCACTGGCCTTGGATCAGGTTGTTGAGCCTGTTAGCGTCCGctaccctcaacctgctgccccagcatgcaacagcaaacaggacagCACCGGCCCCCAcggactcataaaacatcctcagcatcgtcctgcagatgttgaaggacctcagcctcctcagaaagtAGAGACagctttggcccttcctgtagagggcctcAGTGTTCTTggtccagtccagtttattgtccatgtgcactcccaggtatttgtagTCCTCCGCAATGTCCACAGggaccccctggatggaaacagggggTCCCTgtgtagatggtgaagaggaagggagcGAGGACAGTCCCCTGCGGGGCCCCGGTGTTGCTGACCACGATGTCTGACACACAGTATTTCAGGCgcacatactgtggtctgccAGTCAGGTGGTCAACAATCCAGGACATCCACCCGCATCGCTGTCAGCTTCTGACCCAGCAGGGCCGGCCGGATGATGTTGAACTggagaagtcaaaaaacatgacCCTCACGGTGCTCGCCGGCTTGTCCAGGTGGGCGTAGGTGCGtttgagcaggaagatgatggcGTCCTCAAGTCCCAGTCGGGGCTGGTAGGTGAACTGGAGTGGGTCCTGGAGAGGTCTGACCATGGGCCGCAGCTGATCCAGAACCAGTTTCTCCATGGTCTTCATGATGTGGGAGGTCAGTGCCACAGCTCTGTAGTCCTTGGAGACACTGGGACGTGGCGTCTTTGGCACAGTAACGAGGCAAGATGTCTTCCACAGCACAGGGACCCTTTGGAGACTCAGGAAGACATTTGTCGTGGGTGTTTGGGGGTCCCCACTGCTTTCTATGTATGCTTTTCCACGTAGGCGCGTGGATGGGCAGGGAGATCCCACAGCAGAGCCGTCTTTGATGAACcttgtcctgactgaactgcaaTTGATGTGCTTTACCTGACAAAGAGTATCAGTATATATTACtggtattaattaattattaaggATTTGATTTGATGTGACAACCTTGCTTGTATGTTAAATAAATGGTTTGATCTAGTCAAATATGACAAATTAAAAAGTTAACCTTAGTTAATTGATCGATTGGTTTGGACAGGTGTGttgttaattttatatattggctgtttttgtattttactctGTTTAGTCTGCTCAACTACatgattttaatattataatatttaaaatatttcatttatcGATTAACTTTTATAACTTTAAGAGAAGTGTAAGTATTTGCAGAAAAAGGCAGGCTTGGTGTGATATGGATAACAGACCAACAACAAGCAGAACTCCGGTCGACGCTGTTTTGCTCTGTTCTTTTTTGCTGATTGTACTTTAATAAAAGACACTTTGAGTAAAGAATCTCAAAGAttatttttcctctcctcctcctcctgctgcaagGTAAGGTTCTTCCTCACTGCCACACACTGAGCCGAGGGCCACACTGGTCTTATTCTCTAGATCTGGAGTTTAGGAACTCGTTCCAGGTTGTGTTTGAATACTCGAGGCTACGTGGCGCCCGACAGCGTGGCTGGAGAAAAAACAGTAGTTGGTTCTCCTGTCTGTACACAGGCAGGGTGCTAAATGAACTGTTTTGTCCACCAGCCAGTAAACGCTCAAAGTCTACCACTCAGTAGATTAccattgtttttagctgctgaTGAAGTAAATCTAGcagacatttgcatattttaccagTAACTGGCTGGTAGATGGtgccatgtttgttttattgagtTAAACTACAAGAAGCTAAAGTGTCTCTGAGATATTAGAGGTGTCTTGAAACTGAGTAACAAAGCAGCAAAAGCAGGCTGCTGCCCTGTGCAGGGGGGACTGAGCCTTGTCCTGGAGTAAAGCTTAAGAAAAGAGGATGCTGCCTTCACTCTCCGGGGGTGAGCGCTTCACTATAAAGGTTCTTTGTTTTAAAGAGAGGGTGTTGTGTATAATTCAGTTTCCTAATGTTTAACTGTACTGCAAAGATGAGCATCATAAAGTTAGCatataaaaaagtatttgataGAATTGGACaggaaatgtgtttaactgNNNNNNNNNNNNNNNNNNNNNNNNNNNNNNNNNNNNNNNNNNNNNNNNNNNNNNNNNNNNNNNNNNNNNNNNNNNNNNNNNNNNNNNNNNNNNNNNNNNNccaactaccagaattacagcaacatcccctccaactaccagaattacagcaaaatcccctccaactaccagaattacagcaaCATCCCCTCCAACTACCAGGATTACAGCAACATCCcctccaactaccagaattacagcaacatcccctccaactaccagaattacagcaacatcccct
Proteins encoded in this region:
- the LOC123980744 gene encoding synapse differentiation-inducing gene protein 1; translated protein: MERGEEEESRGEEASTSSKRGRASPRGGGDACRQNGLINTHMLGAEPREALLLVYSAPQYQGHVVVNAPPQQERSGGGGGGGPPQLLNPSALLHQQAVLDPRLRTTPGLLLCPENVLRAWGEAGGGDCCETTFIEGLGPDASSPAASSSTKEALLFADGKFLDFSGEDAKIHTLSYDIDDDEFQELESDYSSESESEDTFLLMPPRDHLGLSVFSMLCCFWPLGIAAFYLSHEQLHTSSSERNRAGCQ